The following DNA comes from Bacteroidales bacterium.
TCTTCCAAATTTTTGCATAGATAATTCATCGCGAAGCTCATTAATAGCTGCTGCCAGTTCATTTTGTACCTTTATATAGGTTTCGTATGAAGTGCCACGGTCATTTTGTAGTGAAATAACGCCTCTGGATTTTTCATATGGACCAATAAAAGGTATATCTTCAATTCTTTTCTCTGAAAGGTTTGGGTCGTTTGTGGGATTAAGGAAGAAGTTTTTAGCCTCTTTGCGTAAAGTATTAATATTGCCAGGTTTTCCTTCTACAAGAATCATATCATAAGCATTTACTAGTACTACAAAGACATTTCGTTCTCTTACTTCAGGAGGAATTGCACCTTCTTCTGGCATAGGAGGCAGCCTTCTTGCTAATCCCAAATCTGTATCAATATTGGACACAAGCAAGAAGAATATCAATATAATAAAAGATATATCTGCCATAGATCCTGTATTGAGGGAGGGAACTTTTCTTCTCATGTTTTTATGGTTTTAAAATGTTTTTTAAGCCAAAGAATGCCAATAATGCAACAAATATTGCAAGAAAAGCATAGATGGTATAAAGACCTGCTCCAATTATTGGACTCCAGCTTAAACTTGTTCCTGTTTTTTCATAGAGTGATAGTGCCACATCGTTGCGTGGGGTAATGAAATAAAACACTAAAATTAAAGCTACCATTACCGCTACAACAATAAGAGTCTTTACGCTTTTTTTAGGTTCTTTTATTAGTGAATAAATCACTGCTGCTAATAATGCAAAAATTGCAAGAAAAAAGAAACCATAAGCAACGTAAAGGCGCACATCTATTGAGGCAAAAATCATAATTGCCGCAATTAATAATAATAATGCAATTGTTGCAATGTTTTTCAATAATTTCATGTTTTTATTGTTTTTGAGTGTTTTTGTAACGATAAACTATATCCATAAAAGATATAGAGCTGTTTTCCATTTGGTCAACTATTTTTTCTATTACAGATAAAAGATAACTATATAATATTTGTAATATAATAGCAACGATAAGACCAAATACTGTGGTGATAAGAGCAACTTTCATACCTCCTGCCACAACGGTTGGGCTAATATCTCCGGCAGCTTCGATATCGTCAAAAGCTTGAACCATACCAACAACTGTTCCGAGGAACCCGAGCATCGTTGAAAGAGCAATGAAAAGACCAATCCATGTTAGGTTTGTTTCTAAACGTGCTGTTTGTACACCACCATAGGAAACCATTGATTTTTCCATATAGTCTATACCGTCATTAAAGCGGTCTAATCCTTGGTAGAAAATTGAAGCAACTGGTCCGCGAGTATTGCGGCAAACTTCTTTTGCACCTTCAATATCATTAGCTTGAAGTGATTTTTCAATTTTTCCTAAAAGTTGTTCTGTATTTGTACGGCTCATGTTTAAATAAATAACTCTTTCAATTACAAGAGCAAGTCCAAATACTAAGCATAAAAGAATAGGGGTCATCCAGCCGGCACCACCTTCAATAAATTTTTCTTTTAGAACTTGATGGAAAGATTTAGATTCTACTTTAACATCTGAGTCTTCAGTAGCAATTTGAGTTGCAGCTGCATTTGCGCTGTCAACAGTTTCTGTTTGATTGGTGTCTGCTACTG
Coding sequences within:
- a CDS encoding biopolymer transporter ExbD, yielding MRRKVPSLNTGSMADISFIILIFFLLVSNIDTDLGLARRLPPMPEEGAIPPEVRERNVFVVLVNAYDMILVEGKPGNINTLRKEAKNFFLNPTNDPNLSEKRIEDIPFIGPYEKSRGVISLQNDRGTSYETYIKVQNELAAAINELRDELSMQKFGRKFSDLNEDYADAVAKAIPVAISEAEPKDIGGTK
- a CDS encoding MotA/TolQ/ExbB proton channel family protein, whose translation is MKKLLSLFAITGVLFLSTTQFSFAQEAVADTNQTETVDSANAAATQIATEDSDVKVESKSFHQVLKEKFIEGGAGWMTPILLCLVFGLALVIERVIYLNMSRTNTEQLLGKIEKSLQANDIEGAKEVCRNTRGPVASIFYQGLDRFNDGIDYMEKSMVSYGGVQTARLETNLTWIGLFIALSTMLGFLGTVVGMVQAFDDIEAAGDISPTVVAGGMKVALITTVFGLIVAIILQILYSYLLSVIEKIVDQMENSSISFMDIVYRYKNTQKQ